From a region of the Daphnia pulicaria isolate SC F1-1A chromosome 1, SC_F0-13Bv2, whole genome shotgun sequence genome:
- the LOC124350787 gene encoding LOW QUALITY PROTEIN: neprilysin-2-like (The sequence of the model RefSeq protein was modified relative to this genomic sequence to represent the inferred CDS: deleted 1 base in 1 codon) has product MVSSASLTLVDGGRSFVGISHSSKGLPAQRPQSDRLWHELPANYAFKKLRESVNKTNWISHGRPAVVNAYYSPLENSIQFPAGILQGAFFGKNRPAYLNYGTIGWVIGHEITHGFDDQGRQFGPDGNLAEWWESPTKKNYLERAQCIINQYGNYSFPELGLNINGINTQGENIAVKGRIKEASIEPTSNTRQYTHDPVSRTGIKSQLFWLGAANVWCQKSRPESLKLHILTGAHSPSRFRVRGPFANMPQFASDYNCPLSSAMNPVQKCAVW; this is encoded by the exons TCGGCATCAGCCATTCCTCTAAAGGACTACCTGCGCAACGCCCTCAATCTGACCGTCTTTGGCACGAATTACCCGCGAATTACGCATTCAAAAAGTTGCGCGAATCCGTCAACAAGACGAACTGGATTTCTCACGGTAGACCGGCCGTTGTCAATGCTTACTATTCACCACTAGAGAACTCGATCC AATTTCCGGCCGGTATCCTTCAAGGCGCATTCTTCGGCAAAAACAGACCCGCCTACCTAAACTATGGCACCATCGGTTGGGTTATTGGGCACGAAATCACGCACGGATTCGATgatcag GGACGTCAATTCGGTCCCGACGGCAATTTGGCCGAATGGTGGGAATCGCCGaccaagaaaaattatttggagCGGGCCCAGTGCATTATTAACCAATACGGCAATTACTCATTCCCGGAACTCGGCTTGAat atCAACGGAATCAATACTCAAGGTGAAAACATTGCCGTCAAAGGCAGGATCAAGGAAGCCAGTATCGAGCCTACATCAAATACGCGACAGTACACTCACGATCCGGTTTCGAGAACTGGGATCAAGTCG CAATTGTTTTGGCTGGGAGCCGCCAACGTGTGGTGTCAGAAATCACGACCGGAAAGCTTGAAACTGCACATCCTGACGGGCGCCCACTCTCCATCCCGCTTCCGCGTCCGTGGACCCTTCGCCAACATGCCCCAATTCGCATCCGATTACAATTGTCCCCTA AGCAGTGCAATGAATCCAGTACAAAAATGCGCCGTCTGGTaa
- the LOC124326324 gene encoding uncharacterized protein LOC124326324 gives MEDQIERQRTHLQREKISAAIKLERIQRFGSGRGIGQSGSHRGIGAGIRHDSPAIEGIGDQQRSEKEAGNSNVEAIRCDGQQCIVRHSLQPAGYRNQSHPDPFLLRFWQPSSPWVRRPKKNLKKLILTGREGVEWLSASPIFFRPRSRSETPS, from the exons ATGGAGGACCAGATCGAAAGGCAGCGGACTCACCTTCAGCGGGAGAAAATATCTGCTGCaatcaag CTGGAGCGGATACAGCGATTCGGAAGCGGGCGCGGAATCGGTCAAAGTGGAAGTCATCGAGGAATTGGAGCGGGAATACGACACGACTCACCGGCAATTGAAGGAATTGGAGATCAGCAACGAAGCGAGAAAgaagcgggaaattcaaacgtTGAAGCGATTCGGTGTGATGGACAGCAGTGCATTGTCCGGCATTCGCTACAGCCTGCCGGATATCGAAATCAGTCGCATCCGGACCCATTCCTCCTCCGTTTCTGGCAGCCATCATCACCCTGGGTGAGGAGGCCGAAGAAGAATCTGAAGAAGCTGATCCTTACAGGAAGAGAAGGAGTAGAATGGTTGTCGGCCTCGCCCATCTTCTTCCGTCCGAGAAGCCGGAGCGAAACGCCCAGTTGA